In Blastopirellula sediminis, the following proteins share a genomic window:
- a CDS encoding WD40 repeat domain-containing serine/threonine protein kinase: MFACPQCKAQLTEVQQSEGRCPECGAALDEQQAIDRTIDLPSGGEVGQTYEFELVHEEPTSGEPVAPPEGGETPGNFGATIELDTPPAEDAGDVMQTIDLPAMEEPPIPPRSILSPPPAAEEATPAAKGPSDAEFEFTLSGEEPEEPATPREVNRTIDIAYPDPGPGGTIDLPDGAFSADQTIELPEGGVAPVYGQTMDLPGGEGPGRTIDLPAAYGTEQTVDSVGGEESEFDLPMGSKPLSADGVRRYWEGAEQPGDSPLTSLKTATIARGRELGVEIRERILVKDSQQGISSDYELINILGEGGMGTVYAADQKSVRRRVALKTLKSRGGKKRDDRAKFLSEAVLTGYLDHPNIVPIHELGQTNDGTLFYSMKLVSGTPWHEAIRSKTELENLEYLDRVCDAVAFAHSRGVIHRDLKPENVMLGEYGEVLVMDWGLAVDLNRGDHFSMGGTPAYMAPEMVRGPIEAIGIGSDIYLLGAILYEIVTGAPPHAAKTVTECLVAAAENKITPVESSSTLLKIALKAMSSDMSKRYVSVAEFQSAIQEYQFHSQSLGMSTRAQEDLEEAKTSQNYEQFSRALFGFQDAIELWPKNEAAITGFRNAHKAYAECALAKADFDLGLQQLEENDPETRSLYDALVRGRDDRRLAQSRKRFAQMSAIAAMVLLMIGAVAFGVVVYGKNAVIAQERDNAEKQRERAEENEKVAKDNEALAIVAKNEAVKAKETAETAEAAALVAKDQAVQAQMKEQEQRNLAEANAEKARQSAIVAEMAREEANERRAEAEFAAVFSRIGLAQAKIEANDIGRALELLDQIPVRFRNWEWGHLYDRCHADVPQIDAKRPIRAIALSPQGDLTAVGGAAGVVSLYSHADGDVAKKTLDLEGAPITSLAFAPSGDYLLIGCDDPKRQLVAWFPETDEQQEIKVRNPFVLPEDDIRYHIDRIVFDPQTGVAFIAANGYMFSVASPEASPKPLRYFSDGLYGVSPSFDGTKLLLAGGNVRRGRIETVDLETNETAAEVTLSDIPIAACWIAPNVAAVATSDGAMATWTAGEANTTEFDRLNSRVNTLDFNRQSGMLAAAMEDGSICVWAVSENSTLPIRGKTLRGHLDVVTSARWSKDGKTLISGSVDERLRFWDYKAYRDQLTIQHDTGVLSAAYSSDGQLAATGDSGGVVRIFQPSLLNGGDVLELREGDWLAESRATEFGAQFVGPNHLVTQIGGISAAVWRLDSTQQVNSFPVGGNSVAIAASPDGQRFALQDGADSLLRIRDFAGNEVTIPQPAKAWGLDFSPSGDKLAVAKLVMGSVYSTKPNDDPLLWKRAMNGVKQMGFLDENVVAIGGARGSEGGVIVLETTSGRQLAEFRANEGESYQAFALAPDRTKVAALFRQGDGHEHVVKIWRPNSETLATTTVPYEVRSMAFTADGELLLASDREISLWNLKEAPQPVPGVAEAAARSGRKISSAIASPTNNDELAIAFTNRDVEIWNVTAGRMQRLNSARPVVYVGFSSDDKEVVAVHSDGVIRRWSVVDGTKLGQWTTSSHDVTSAALQGDKLAIASRDASLKVLDWKTGKTVAEGKLASPALDMTWSIQPEGRLIAGCVDGQLRIVNGDDAQQLGEPFGQHDGSYLGVAIDADGKRLAAVSTDRKVRVWLEVDLAAEKFGEPLTHEGHSAEVSSVAFSPDGRRLVTGSSDSMVIVWYVDRSDTDQSLLMREIMPLRGHQKGIKAINFSPQKNELLTAGDDGRATVWFAVDWHEDQEAPQPMAEKE; this comes from the coding sequence ATGTTCGCGTGTCCGCAATGTAAAGCCCAGCTGACTGAAGTTCAGCAATCGGAAGGACGCTGTCCTGAATGCGGCGCCGCTTTGGATGAGCAGCAAGCGATCGACCGCACCATTGATCTGCCTAGCGGCGGAGAAGTGGGGCAGACGTACGAATTTGAACTCGTTCACGAAGAGCCGACGTCCGGTGAACCTGTTGCGCCGCCGGAAGGAGGCGAAACCCCGGGTAACTTTGGCGCGACGATCGAACTCGATACGCCGCCGGCCGAGGATGCTGGCGACGTAATGCAGACGATTGATCTGCCCGCAATGGAGGAGCCGCCGATTCCTCCGCGCAGCATTCTCTCTCCGCCGCCAGCGGCCGAAGAAGCGACTCCCGCTGCGAAGGGACCGAGCGACGCAGAATTTGAATTCACCTTGTCAGGCGAAGAGCCGGAAGAGCCGGCCACGCCGCGCGAAGTCAATCGGACGATCGACATCGCCTATCCGGATCCTGGACCAGGCGGCACGATCGATCTGCCGGACGGCGCGTTCAGCGCCGATCAAACGATCGAGCTTCCTGAGGGGGGCGTCGCGCCAGTTTATGGACAAACAATGGACTTGCCCGGCGGCGAAGGTCCTGGTCGGACGATTGATCTGCCCGCCGCGTATGGAACCGAACAAACGGTCGATAGCGTCGGAGGAGAAGAATCCGAATTCGACCTGCCGATGGGATCGAAGCCTCTCTCGGCCGATGGCGTGCGTCGCTATTGGGAAGGCGCCGAACAACCCGGCGACTCGCCGCTGACCTCGTTGAAGACGGCGACGATTGCCCGCGGACGCGAATTGGGCGTCGAGATCCGCGAGCGAATTCTGGTCAAAGATTCGCAGCAAGGAATTTCGTCCGACTACGAACTGATCAACATCCTCGGCGAAGGGGGGATGGGAACGGTTTACGCCGCCGACCAAAAGTCGGTTCGGCGTCGCGTTGCGCTCAAAACGCTTAAGAGCCGTGGCGGAAAGAAAAGGGACGACCGCGCGAAGTTTCTCAGCGAAGCGGTCCTGACCGGCTATCTCGATCACCCGAACATCGTACCGATTCACGAACTGGGGCAGACCAACGACGGCACCCTTTTCTATTCGATGAAGTTGGTCAGCGGCACGCCGTGGCACGAAGCGATCCGCAGTAAGACCGAATTGGAAAACCTGGAATACCTCGATCGCGTTTGCGACGCGGTGGCGTTCGCCCACTCGCGCGGCGTGATTCACCGCGACCTCAAGCCCGAAAACGTCATGCTCGGCGAGTATGGCGAAGTGCTGGTGATGGACTGGGGCCTGGCGGTCGATTTGAATCGCGGCGACCATTTCAGCATGGGGGGAACTCCCGCATACATGGCGCCGGAAATGGTCCGCGGCCCGATCGAAGCGATCGGCATCGGCAGCGACATCTATTTGCTGGGCGCGATTCTGTACGAGATCGTCACCGGCGCTCCGCCGCATGCCGCCAAGACGGTGACGGAGTGTTTGGTCGCCGCAGCGGAAAATAAGATTACGCCGGTCGAGTCGAGCAGCACGCTCCTCAAGATCGCTCTCAAGGCGATGTCGAGCGATATGAGCAAGCGCTACGTTTCGGTAGCGGAGTTCCAGTCGGCGATTCAGGAATACCAGTTCCACTCGCAAAGCTTGGGGATGTCGACCCGAGCGCAAGAAGATCTGGAAGAAGCGAAAACGTCGCAAAACTACGAACAGTTTTCTCGTGCTCTGTTCGGGTTCCAAGACGCGATCGAACTCTGGCCGAAGAACGAAGCGGCGATCACTGGTTTTCGCAACGCCCACAAAGCGTATGCCGAGTGCGCGCTGGCCAAGGCCGACTTTGACCTCGGCTTACAGCAGTTGGAAGAGAACGACCCAGAGACCCGTTCGTTGTACGACGCTTTGGTGCGCGGGCGAGACGATCGGCGTCTGGCTCAGTCGCGCAAACGGTTCGCCCAGATGTCGGCGATCGCGGCGATGGTGTTGCTGATGATCGGCGCCGTCGCCTTCGGCGTGGTCGTGTATGGCAAGAATGCCGTGATCGCGCAAGAACGGGACAACGCCGAAAAACAGCGTGAGCGGGCCGAAGAGAATGAGAAGGTCGCCAAAGACAACGAAGCGTTAGCAATTGTCGCCAAGAACGAAGCGGTCAAAGCCAAGGAAACGGCGGAAACTGCCGAAGCGGCGGCGCTGGTGGCCAAGGATCAGGCGGTCCAAGCGCAGATGAAAGAGCAAGAGCAGCGCAATCTGGCCGAAGCGAACGCCGAAAAGGCCCGGCAGAGCGCGATTGTCGCGGAGATGGCTCGCGAAGAGGCGAATGAACGTCGCGCTGAGGCGGAATTCGCCGCGGTCTTCTCACGCATCGGTCTAGCCCAGGCCAAGATCGAAGCGAACGACATCGGCCGCGCGTTGGAACTGCTCGATCAGATTCCGGTTCGTTTCCGCAACTGGGAATGGGGCCATCTCTACGATCGCTGCCATGCCGACGTTCCGCAAATCGACGCGAAGCGTCCGATCCGGGCGATCGCCCTCTCTCCCCAGGGAGACTTAACGGCAGTCGGCGGCGCTGCTGGAGTCGTGTCCCTGTATTCTCATGCGGATGGGGACGTCGCGAAAAAAACGTTGGATCTCGAGGGAGCGCCGATCACGTCGCTCGCTTTCGCTCCGAGCGGCGATTATCTCTTGATCGGCTGCGATGATCCCAAACGCCAGTTGGTCGCCTGGTTCCCGGAAACGGACGAGCAGCAGGAGATCAAGGTGCGCAATCCGTTCGTCTTGCCCGAGGACGACATTCGCTATCACATTGATCGCATCGTCTTCGACCCGCAAACCGGCGTTGCGTTTATCGCCGCCAATGGATACATGTTCTCGGTCGCTTCGCCGGAAGCGTCGCCCAAGCCGCTGCGTTACTTCAGTGACGGCCTCTACGGAGTCAGCCCGTCGTTTGACGGAACGAAACTGCTGCTGGCCGGCGGAAACGTCCGTCGCGGGCGAATCGAAACGGTCGACCTGGAGACGAACGAGACCGCAGCCGAAGTCACGCTGAGCGACATTCCGATCGCCGCTTGTTGGATCGCGCCGAACGTCGCCGCCGTCGCGACCAGCGACGGAGCGATGGCGACCTGGACCGCAGGCGAGGCGAACACGACCGAATTTGATCGGCTGAACTCACGCGTCAATACGCTCGACTTCAACCGGCAGTCCGGCATGCTGGCCGCCGCGATGGAAGACGGGTCGATCTGCGTTTGGGCCGTATCGGAGAACTCAACGCTGCCGATTCGCGGCAAGACTCTTCGCGGTCACTTGGACGTCGTCACCTCGGCCCGGTGGAGCAAGGATGGCAAGACGCTGATTTCGGGGAGCGTCGACGAGCGTCTGCGCTTCTGGGATTACAAGGCGTATCGCGATCAACTGACCATTCAACACGATACCGGCGTTTTGTCGGCGGCTTATTCCAGCGACGGTCAATTGGCCGCCACCGGCGATAGCGGCGGCGTAGTTCGCATCTTCCAGCCAAGCTTGCTCAACGGCGGCGACGTGTTGGAACTGCGGGAAGGGGATTGGCTGGCCGAAAGTCGTGCGACGGAATTTGGCGCTCAGTTCGTTGGACCGAACCACTTGGTGACCCAGATCGGCGGCATCTCAGCGGCCGTCTGGCGACTCGACTCGACGCAACAAGTCAACTCATTCCCGGTCGGCGGCAATTCGGTGGCGATCGCCGCTTCGCCGGATGGTCAACGCTTTGCACTGCAGGATGGCGCCGACTCGCTCCTCCGCATTCGCGACTTTGCTGGCAATGAAGTTACTATCCCGCAGCCGGCGAAAGCGTGGGGACTCGATTTCTCGCCGAGCGGAGACAAGCTCGCCGTCGCCAAGCTGGTGATGGGGTCGGTCTATTCGACCAAACCGAACGATGACCCGCTGCTATGGAAGCGGGCGATGAACGGCGTCAAGCAAATGGGATTCCTGGATGAGAACGTCGTCGCCATCGGCGGAGCCCGGGGAAGCGAAGGGGGCGTGATCGTCCTCGAAACGACCAGCGGTCGCCAGCTTGCCGAATTCCGAGCCAACGAAGGGGAATCGTATCAAGCGTTTGCGCTCGCTCCCGATCGGACGAAAGTGGCGGCCCTCTTCCGACAAGGAGACGGGCATGAGCATGTCGTGAAGATCTGGCGTCCCAACTCCGAGACGCTCGCGACGACGACGGTTCCGTACGAAGTTCGTTCGATGGCGTTTACCGCCGACGGAGAGTTGTTGTTGGCCAGCGATCGCGAAATCTCCCTTTGGAATTTGAAGGAAGCGCCGCAACCGGTTCCCGGCGTCGCGGAGGCGGCGGCTCGCAGCGGACGAAAGATCAGCAGCGCAATTGCGTCTCCCACGAACAACGACGAGCTGGCGATCGCGTTTACTAATCGCGATGTCGAAATCTGGAACGTTACCGCTGGCCGGATGCAGCGGCTGAATTCGGCTCGCCCGGTGGTTTACGTCGGCTTCTCCAGCGACGACAAGGAAGTGGTCGCCGTTCATAGCGACGGGGTAATTCGTCGATGGAGCGTCGTGGACGGAACCAAGTTGGGGCAGTGGACGACTTCGTCTCACGACGTCACTTCCGCTGCACTGCAGGGAGACAAGTTGGCGATCGCGTCTCGCGACGCGAGTCTGAAGGTTCTCGATTGGAAGACCGGCAAGACGGTCGCCGAAGGGAAATTGGCTTCGCCGGCCCTCGACATGACTTGGTCGATTCAACCCGAAGGTCGCCTGATCGCCGGTTGCGTCGACGGCCAATTGCGGATCGTCAACGGCGACGACGCCCAGCAATTGGGAGAGCCGTTCGGCCAGCACGACGGTAGCTATTTAGGGGTTGCGATCGACGCTGACGGGAAGCGTTTGGCGGCGGTTAGCACTGACCGCAAAGTCCGCGTTTGGCTAGAAGTCGACCTTGCCGCAGAAAAATTTGGCGAGCCGCTGACGCACGAAGGGCACTCGGCCGAAGTGAGCAGCGTCGCTTTCTCGCCCGACGGAAGACGACTGGTGACCGGCAGTTCGGACAGTATGGTGATCGTCTGGTACGTCGATCGCTCGGATACGGATCAATCGTTGTTGATGCGAGAAATCATGCCTCTGCGGGGACATCAGAAGGGAATTAAGGCGATTAATTTTTCACCGCAAAAGAACGAATTGCTGACCGCCGGGGATGATGGACGAGCCACTGTTTGGTTCGCCGTTGATTGGCATGAAGATCAGGAGGCTCCTCAGCCGATGGCTGAGAAAGAGTAA
- a CDS encoding FHA domain-containing protein, with amino-acid sequence MRCALNIYAGPSAGQRIWIGDGQTIKVGRTHASEFLIPNDPHVSGLHFAVELVDDKLMLTDLKSRNGTYVNGERIAQPVALHDGDVVTVGKTHLQAAIPGESSGSRSGFGSRWFDEQTAAANADETGIGQKPPAPRYDSDLTEFLPKLAAEAPAAQAEEEEHHEVGDHYSRLSSGDFQKARQKAGYGSQANVEAPAKRAEQPVVHGAHPAASGAASPGPLDYEAGVAPSGLNYFTQRVVVDPIAVARYIGQGRNLYAIVNLNRLPGDDRSAFYRDATSHGAVPISDNQVVLDDRSVAQFETTIRSIWGRDAVICLASRATKFAFVAHALRVAHKLTYPSELLESLYTKSSQDTADLFQDVSAIMLEVDRGAGWAIFKNDAEIRTWRTLGMPCPPASAEQ; translated from the coding sequence GTGCGATGCGCGCTTAACATCTACGCCGGCCCGAGCGCCGGTCAGCGAATCTGGATTGGCGACGGCCAGACCATCAAAGTCGGTCGTACGCATGCTTCGGAATTTCTGATCCCGAATGACCCGCATGTTTCCGGGCTCCATTTCGCCGTCGAATTGGTCGACGACAAGCTGATGTTGACCGACTTGAAGAGTCGCAACGGCACCTATGTTAACGGTGAGCGGATCGCGCAGCCGGTTGCGTTGCATGACGGCGACGTCGTCACCGTTGGCAAGACCCACCTGCAAGCGGCGATTCCGGGCGAGTCGTCCGGTTCGCGATCGGGTTTCGGCTCGCGCTGGTTCGATGAACAAACCGCCGCCGCCAATGCGGACGAAACGGGTATCGGCCAAAAGCCGCCGGCGCCGCGCTATGATTCCGATCTAACGGAGTTTTTGCCGAAACTTGCCGCCGAAGCGCCTGCCGCCCAGGCCGAGGAAGAAGAGCACCACGAAGTAGGCGATCACTATTCGCGACTCTCAAGCGGCGACTTCCAGAAGGCGCGGCAAAAGGCGGGCTACGGCAGCCAGGCGAACGTCGAAGCGCCAGCCAAACGGGCCGAACAGCCGGTCGTCCATGGGGCTCATCCGGCCGCTTCCGGCGCTGCGTCGCCGGGACCGCTCGATTACGAAGCGGGGGTCGCTCCTTCGGGACTGAACTACTTTACGCAGCGCGTCGTGGTCGATCCGATCGCGGTCGCTCGCTACATCGGCCAAGGGAGAAATCTCTACGCCATCGTCAACTTGAATCGCTTGCCGGGAGACGATCGGAGCGCGTTCTACCGCGATGCGACGTCGCACGGCGCCGTCCCGATCTCGGACAACCAAGTCGTGCTGGACGACCGGAGCGTCGCTCAGTTTGAAACGACGATTCGTTCGATCTGGGGCCGCGATGCGGTAATCTGCCTGGCGAGCCGCGCCACGAAGTTCGCCTTCGTCGCACATGCATTGCGGGTCGCCCATAAGCTGACCTATCCGAGCGAACTGCTAGAGTCGCTCTATACGAAGTCGTCGCAAGATACGGCCGATCTGTTCCAGGACGTTTCCGCCATCATGCTGGAAGTCGACCGGGGCGCCGGGTGGGCGATCTTCAAGAACGACGCCGAGATTCGCACCTGGCGGACTTTGGGAATGCCGTGCCCGCCGGCTTCCGCCGAACAGTAA
- a CDS encoding MarR family winged helix-turn-helix transcriptional regulator has protein sequence MSASRLQEEIKKREPFASAEQEATLNLLRTSDQLQNRFGRLFRKYGLTSSQYNVLRILRGEGQPLPSLEIAERMIQVVPAITGLIDRLEKQELVERRRCNDDRRVVYVEITEKGSKLLTEMDQPVNEMHIQLMGHLSQAELKELSRLLEKARMSLVDNEKKSDA, from the coding sequence ATGTCGGCGAGTCGATTGCAAGAAGAAATCAAAAAGCGGGAGCCGTTCGCCTCGGCGGAACAGGAGGCGACGCTCAATCTCTTGCGGACTAGCGACCAATTGCAGAACCGATTTGGACGCCTGTTTCGCAAGTACGGCCTGACGTCGTCGCAATACAACGTGCTGCGAATCCTGCGGGGCGAGGGACAACCGTTGCCCAGCTTGGAAATCGCCGAGCGGATGATTCAAGTCGTGCCGGCGATCACCGGTTTGATTGATCGTTTGGAGAAGCAGGAACTGGTCGAGCGTCGCCGCTGCAATGACGATCGTCGCGTCGTCTATGTCGAGATTACGGAGAAGGGATCCAAGCTCCTCACCGAAATGGATCAGCCGGTCAACGAGATGCACATTCAACTGATGGGGCATCTGTCGCAAGCCGAGTTGAAAGAGCTGAGCCGGTTGCTGGAAAAGGCGCGGATGAGCCTGGTAGACAACGAAAAAAAATCGGATGCGTAA
- a CDS encoding pirin family protein, translating to MIRVRKARDRGHFDHGWLSTYHTFSFAGYQDPYNMGFRTLRVMNEDWVAPGQGFGKHPHRDMEIVTYVLAGALEHKDSMGNGETLRSGEFQRMSAGSGILHSEFNPSSNEPVHLYQIWLYPEEKGIEPSYEQKNFPSEDRQNRLQLVASPDAAEGSLRIHQDARIYLAELVSGATVEHSIPTERHVWLQVLRGSVDLNGKPLETSDGAAISFEKSLKITAAGNAEVMLFEMN from the coding sequence ATGATCCGAGTTCGCAAAGCCAGAGATCGCGGCCACTTTGACCATGGGTGGCTCAGCACCTACCACACTTTTTCGTTCGCCGGATATCAGGACCCATACAACATGGGCTTCCGCACGTTGCGAGTGATGAACGAAGACTGGGTCGCGCCGGGACAAGGTTTCGGCAAGCACCCACATCGCGATATGGAGATCGTCACCTACGTGCTCGCCGGAGCGCTGGAGCACAAAGACTCGATGGGGAACGGCGAAACGCTGCGCTCCGGCGAATTCCAACGGATGTCGGCCGGATCGGGAATCTTGCATAGCGAGTTCAACCCGTCGTCGAACGAGCCGGTCCATCTCTATCAGATTTGGCTCTACCCGGAAGAGAAGGGGATTGAGCCGAGCTACGAACAGAAGAACTTTCCGAGCGAAGACCGCCAGAACCGACTGCAACTGGTCGCTTCGCCGGACGCCGCCGAAGGCTCGCTGCGGATTCATCAGGACGCACGAATTTACCTGGCGGAACTCGTATCGGGCGCGACGGTCGAACATTCGATTCCGACCGAGCGGCACGTTTGGCTGCAAGTGCTGCGAGGCTCGGTCGACCTGAACGGCAAGCCGCTCGAAACGAGCGACGGCGCCGCGATCAGCTTCGAGAAGTCGCTCAAGATCACCGCCGCCGGCAACGCGGAAGTGATGCTGTTCGAGATGAACTAA
- a CDS encoding DoxX family protein produces MHNPITPIVSIGGRVMLATIFVMSAVGNKIPNFEGVAGYMASAGVPAPHFLLAGAIVFLIVGGATVAAGYYARVGASLLLVFLALATYYFHDFWNLEGQEAQMQTIQFMKNLSMAGAMVFIIANGSGAGSLDGSGAAKQETSEKESF; encoded by the coding sequence ATGCACAATCCGATTACTCCCATCGTTTCGATCGGCGGCCGCGTGATGTTGGCGACCATTTTCGTGATGAGCGCCGTTGGCAACAAAATCCCGAACTTCGAAGGGGTCGCCGGGTACATGGCCTCGGCCGGCGTTCCGGCGCCCCATTTCCTACTGGCGGGAGCGATCGTCTTTTTGATCGTCGGCGGCGCGACGGTTGCGGCCGGTTACTACGCTCGCGTCGGCGCAAGTTTGCTGCTAGTCTTTCTGGCGCTGGCGACTTACTACTTCCATGACTTCTGGAACCTGGAAGGTCAGGAGGCGCAGATGCAGACGATTCAGTTCATGAAGAACCTGTCGATGGCGGGCGCAATGGTCTTCATCATCGCCAACGGATCGGGAGCGGGAAGTCTCGATGGATCTGGCGCTGCGAAACAGGAGACAAGCGAAAAAGAGAGCTTCTAA
- a CDS encoding BON domain-containing protein, with product MISSNVKDVRSRIRTALSASPLFPLRQLQVEYHDNRIVLAGRVDNFYQKQMAQELARSISADIELINTVEVSRG from the coding sequence ATGATTAGCTCGAACGTAAAAGATGTTCGCTCCCGCATTCGGACCGCTCTCAGCGCTAGTCCACTCTTTCCCCTCCGCCAACTTCAGGTCGAATATCACGACAACCGAATCGTGTTAGCCGGTCGAGTCGACAACTTCTATCAAAAGCAGATGGCGCAGGAGCTCGCTCGATCGATCTCGGCGGACATCGAGCTGATTAATACCGTCGAAGTCAGCCGCGGCTAA
- the cysC gene encoding adenylyl-sulfate kinase — MEKVEVTWHDHAVSRADRERLNGHRGCVIWFTGLSGCGKSTIANLVDRQLHERGVHTFLLDGDNVRHGLNPSTAMLAESHDADFAKRFGLGFGAADREENIRRIGAVTELFCQAGLITLAAFVSPYRKDRDLVRKRLEASGSPGDFIEVFVDTPLEVCESRDPKGLYKKARAGELKGMTGIDDPYEAPLQPEITLAGGSAPPDQLAATVIAQLIERGIVS, encoded by the coding sequence ATGGAAAAAGTCGAAGTCACCTGGCACGACCATGCGGTCAGCCGTGCCGATCGGGAACGTTTGAATGGCCATCGTGGATGCGTCATTTGGTTCACGGGGCTCAGCGGTTGCGGCAAAAGCACAATCGCCAATCTCGTCGACCGTCAACTGCATGAGCGCGGCGTCCATACGTTTCTCCTCGACGGCGACAACGTGCGACACGGGCTCAATCCGTCGACGGCGATGTTGGCCGAGTCGCACGACGCCGACTTCGCAAAACGTTTCGGCTTGGGCTTTGGCGCCGCCGATCGTGAAGAAAACATCCGCCGGATCGGAGCGGTAACCGAGCTCTTCTGCCAAGCGGGATTGATCACTCTCGCCGCATTCGTCAGTCCCTATCGCAAAGATCGCGATCTCGTTCGCAAACGCTTGGAGGCGAGCGGTTCGCCGGGGGACTTTATCGAGGTCTTCGTCGACACGCCGTTGGAAGTTTGCGAAAGCCGTGACCCCAAGGGACTCTACAAGAAGGCCCGCGCAGGAGAGCTAAAAGGCATGACAGGGATTGATGATCCCTACGAAGCGCCGCTCCAACCAGAGATTACCTTGGCGGGCGGTTCAGCGCCGCCGGATCAACTTGCGGCAACCGTCATTGCACAGTTGATAGAACGAGGAATCGTCAGCTAA
- a CDS encoding acyl-CoA dehydrogenase family protein codes for MIQHPSDPELDLLCEQLHQLASEETWPATSLQACGDAGVYRWFLSEEDGGLGWSDADVVRGYLKLSAACLTTTFIITQRTGACRRIAGSSNEVARERLLPGLASGATFATVGISHLTTSRRHLSKPVLGAKVDGDSFLLDGYSPWVTGGVYADTLVVGATLEDGRELLAAVPGNAPGVTAEKPADLVGLSGSATGMVKFSQVRIGPDDLLAGPMENVMKAGVGAKTGGLETSTLAIGLANAAAAYIREEAVKRTELSAPAESFAQELSDLEADLLSAAAGQPLCSTEQLRSRANSIALRSTQAALSAAKGAGYVTGHPVGRWCREALFFLVWSCPQPVQQANLCELAGIVD; via the coding sequence GTGATCCAACATCCAAGTGATCCCGAACTCGATCTCCTTTGCGAGCAACTTCATCAACTCGCATCCGAAGAGACGTGGCCCGCAACTTCTTTGCAGGCCTGCGGCGACGCCGGCGTCTATCGTTGGTTTCTCTCCGAAGAAGATGGGGGACTGGGATGGAGCGACGCCGATGTGGTGCGCGGCTATTTAAAGCTGAGCGCTGCCTGTCTGACGACCACGTTTATCATTACGCAGCGAACGGGCGCCTGCCGACGAATCGCCGGATCCTCCAATGAAGTCGCCCGTGAGCGGCTGCTTCCCGGTCTCGCCAGCGGGGCGACCTTCGCGACGGTCGGAATCTCTCACCTGACGACGAGCCGACGCCACTTAAGCAAGCCGGTACTCGGCGCAAAGGTTGACGGGGACAGCTTTTTGCTCGATGGTTACAGTCCCTGGGTCACCGGCGGCGTTTACGCCGACACGCTGGTCGTCGGCGCGACGCTGGAAGATGGCCGCGAACTTTTGGCTGCCGTTCCCGGCAACGCACCCGGCGTCACTGCCGAAAAGCCAGCCGATCTCGTTGGCTTGAGCGGCAGCGCGACCGGAATGGTGAAATTCTCGCAGGTTCGGATCGGCCCTGACGATTTGCTCGCTGGGCCGATGGAGAATGTCATGAAAGCCGGCGTCGGCGCCAAGACAGGGGGCTTAGAAACGTCAACGCTTGCGATCGGCTTGGCCAACGCCGCCGCTGCGTATATCCGCGAGGAAGCGGTGAAGCGGACAGAGCTCTCTGCCCCTGCAGAGTCATTTGCTCAGGAATTGAGCGACCTTGAGGCTGATCTGCTCTCGGCGGCAGCAGGCCAGCCCCTCTGCAGCACCGAGCAACTTCGGAGCCGCGCCAACAGCATTGCACTCCGCAGTACGCAAGCCGCCTTGTCGGCCGCTAAGGGAGCAGGCTACGTTACAGGCCATCCCGTCGGCCGCTGGTGCCGCGAAGCGTTGTTCTTTTTGGTTTGGAGTTGCCCCCAACCCGTACAACAAGCCAACTTGTGCGAATTGGCCGGCATCGTCGATTAA